The following coding sequences are from one Rhodothermaceae bacterium window:
- a CDS encoding acryloyl-CoA reductase, producing the protein MGIEPFIISGQYKALILTVPGKCSIEQRESASIADGSVIIEVEYSGINYKDALAITGTGKIVRAPFPFVPGIDLAGIVLRSELDGYAPGDRVVLTGGGLGESCSGGYSQLQSVTPEYLLKLPEGMSTRTSMILGTAGLTAMLSVMSLEDHRIMNGEILVTGASGGVGMIAVKLLAGLGYTVIASCDSSHLWHKISGLGASRTIGRIKASRPLEHALYDGVIDAAGGKVLAAALAKVRRHGCIAASGNAAGTELTTTVYPFILRGITLAGIDSNTASMQDRLTAWRRLHALIPEHEVDQLSMGTVGLEDIESVCRAKMQGKAPGRFLVDLNSKG; encoded by the coding sequence ATGGGGATAGAACCATTTATAATTTCAGGTCAATACAAAGCACTAATCTTGACGGTCCCAGGTAAATGTTCAATTGAGCAGAGAGAGTCTGCATCCATCGCAGATGGGTCCGTCATTATTGAAGTGGAGTATTCAGGGATTAACTACAAAGACGCATTGGCCATTACGGGAACGGGCAAAATCGTGCGGGCACCTTTTCCGTTTGTGCCAGGAATTGATCTGGCAGGTATAGTCTTAAGGTCTGAGCTTGATGGCTATGCACCAGGAGATCGGGTCGTTCTAACTGGTGGCGGACTTGGGGAGTCATGCAGTGGAGGGTATTCGCAGCTGCAGTCGGTTACGCCCGAGTATTTACTGAAGCTTCCTGAAGGGATGAGTACACGCACATCCATGATATTGGGCACGGCAGGTCTCACGGCGATGCTGAGTGTGATGTCTCTGGAAGATCATCGGATTATGAATGGAGAGATTCTCGTTACAGGTGCATCAGGGGGCGTGGGAATGATCGCAGTCAAATTACTCGCAGGTCTTGGATACACCGTGATAGCGTCCTGTGACAGTTCGCATTTATGGCATAAAATTTCGGGCTTGGGAGCGTCGAGAACAATCGGCCGGATCAAAGCCAGCCGACCACTTGAGCATGCTTTGTATGATGGTGTGATTGATGCTGCAGGGGGAAAGGTATTGGCTGCAGCTCTGGCCAAGGTGAGGCGTCACGGATGTATCGCCGCCTCCGGGAATGCAGCGGGCACCGAGTTAACAACAACCGTGTATCCATTTATTCTCCGTGGTATTACGCTTGCCGGGATTGATTCAAACACGGCGTCCATGCAGGACAGATTGACTGCTTGGCGGCGGTTGCACGCACTCATCCCTGAACACGAGGTCGACCAGCTTTCGATGGGAACCGTTGGTTTAGAGGATATAGAGAGTGTTTGCCGAGCTAAGATGCAGGGTAAGGCTCCCGGTAGGTTCCTAGTTGATCTTAACAGTAAAGGATAA